The following DNA comes from Miscanthus floridulus cultivar M001 chromosome 5, ASM1932011v1, whole genome shotgun sequence.
tggagctacctagtgctagttttaacaagtgtgcaccacacctaactcactagactcacctaggtcaagctacccatccataccccccttaatagtatggccaaaggaaaaacaaagtcctaaactactctaagtgtcactccaactccaatcgacacttagaactagtcatccttaaccttgtcgtccatcctttgaaaaccaaaatgatttccatcgtagaggcatgacaaccttgattgtccAATTGagctccattaccatgacctaacataattgcctctacaaaacacatgttagtcatagtaatcttgtatcgtcattaatcaccgaaacccaactaggggcctagatgctttcagaaatcaatttgatttctaccatttgcaataggtggtggatgtttgaagtatgatgcttaactctggagactccatttttcttgcaatgagactactacacacatgataagcttgaaaatgtgttagtctcaaagcatccaacttgtagagtaacctccccctatatttgtgcacacaagtgtggaatacttgtaggaaacgtgcacattgattttagaataaaaaataccacttgaaagatgacatcatatgaatgtgagagtcattttcgaaggtgatatctgggagagattatctacaatttagactttggcacatattagatgaacaattgtaagacaagctatgtgtcatgctcctaaacaattttaaaccatgtaggattgctccaaggaataagaataaaaccgagcaagcctatcatatgaaatacctagtgtatgcatgactaaatatataagaatgcaaatgcaaacctaggtatgaggagtaactagatgctaaaagattccaattgttagaaaatttaaatctaataccaattgaagtaaattgaatctagttacctaacatgggaagggaaatttgggttcatagtattcactaacccacttggcaatgattttgtccatcatgatgcaccccatgaaatgcatccatacttttccaagtctctaaattccccatggtccattggacttctcacttctctttcgggatccaaaccttctttgtgctcttcatgttggaaatgatttccttcggcacccaaaagcgtttgaccccattgttggatTGCTTGTACACCTTGAtgaccaccaccttgtcatttttctttttcttcaagagataaggtgtggatgccttcttgtccaccttgttggtgtaggtgttggagagcttgcttgtttgcttcttctctttcttctttgctcctcccccattcttcaccttgcactcatagaacttgtgaccttccttgtggcacacgtagcaaaccacggtttgttcttcatcaagcttcttcactctcttgatggtgttatcttgatgaagttgggcttgctttgccttgcctttcacttgactcAAGTTCttagtgaggcgagctacttcttgcttgagttgctcattctcctttgcaacttcttgtgtgcatgtatctacaacaactttctcaacacaaacttggttgcacaaatatGAGTCTAaaaataaatcattacaagaagtagaggcatccttttagacatgttaatgatagaatttttctttttagatgccttggcgGGGGTTGTGCTAAAGGCTTCaaaattagcaactttattagttagctcatcacaatgtttgcacatggtttccattttagcaagcaaacttttataagcatcttgtgagctagctaatttttcttttaatttttcatttttctttacaagttgcttatcattgattgtgcatgcatttgttgttgcactagcctcaagttgctcaattttagtagatagttgaacattaagattagcaaaattctcatattgttcaagcaaagttttgtatgtttcttgtgaactatctagcttttcttttattttcccgagcttcttttgttgactagtgcaaactttagcataattaaggttttgttgcacaatttctttataagaaggcattttatcatcactatcactctcactagaggatgagctttcgttgcctcgtgccataaggcacacacaagaagagcttgatgGTGAGTGtttgtgccctcgcctcttgtgatgatgttcttcttcacttgaagaatcatcccatgatcttattgatgtgagggcttggttcttgcacgccttcttctttgtcttgggtgtgggcttgtttggacaaacttcaacAAACTGCCCCAACtcgtcgcatccatagcatcatctctttctttgctcatttctttgattggtgaaaatgagatcttggatttggatgggcacacccttgacattaagcttttggatcatcttctctaccttgttgattagtttgattgattcttcattaaggtcggaggtggaggaggaagattgatcatcatcacttgaatcttcatcatcatcctcgtcttcttcttcttcttcttcacttgaggagcttgagcttgagcttgtctcaacttgcttgctcttcatcttcttcttaccacatgcaagagctttgcctttgcttgatgaagaggcttcttcttgacccatcttccgtgacatttcaaatgccactatcttaccaatgactatggccggggtcatggtgctcaagtcctccatgttgtgaaggatggtgatgatgcttgcatatttattTTATGGTAGCAAAGAGATAATCTTCCTCACGatatccgcatcatctagctttgttaatcctatagaatagagctcattgataattagattcaaacgagaatacatatcacgaacaagctcatcatcattcatttcgaaggaatcataattttgtttagctagacaatatttttgctcacggacattacttatgCCATCATGgaactcttggagttttaaccatatttcatttgccgtatttaaggtgaatacttggttaaacacatccatgctaaaagattcaaacaagcaaatttttgctctagcattgaaatgaatttctttttcatcactcttcgtgggtttatcgggattcttaataggTTTTATcctatcatgagtgactctccaaactcccaagtcaaccgcctcaaggtagcaagccattctagctctataataggggaagttagtgccgtcaaagtgtggaggcatagaggtatccatcccaaccactctaaatagcgtcggctcaacggcggttaagccaaaggtccaaattgagtcaacccactccgataccaattgaagggaatcgtgacgcctaagaggggggttgaattagacaacttaaaattctaactctaaactatggcctctttttctaaccttagcaaaacctatgcaaaagacaaactatctaaatgtgcaactacggttttgctaatgtgttgctatctctaccgcaaaaggagtaatgcaatcaatgtaaatgcggaagctaatgagcaaggtagagatttgcaaactcctgtcgatgactctggtatttttatcgaggtatcgagaagcgcgcaagctttcctctagtcctcgttggagcccctcgtaaggaatccctcgcaagggctaagctcccggtcgggtaactccgtggatagcctcgggccttccacacgcacaagtgggtctccgacgtgtcttccggcaagcctctcccggatgctccccgccatctttacTATTAAGCTTTCAGCCGAaacgccgcaggccttgttccctccggtacacggtgatggccacaccacaaacgcggttggtgtgatctcgctagactacaagccccttcgatgtgcaacaatggtgcgcgcaagcaccgagtggtaagaggtatgcaaacctcactaaacactaggcctaaacctagagcaagcgcataagcggtggtctaatcaacctaagcacttcgcaaagcacctacgctaatcacctaataaaacactaagcactatgcaagtggagatcactaaaaggCGCGCGGCGGTGTCGACAGCGGTGGAGTAACCCTAGTGAGTTCTTCCCCTTTTCGTCCTTtccccttctagggttagggttaggttagaCTGTTTCTCCTCACGCCCGCGGCGGCTCGGGGTGACTTCCCGAGTGGCGTCTAGGTGACGGGCGGCGGTGGTGATGGTGGGGAAAGAACCCAGGTAggtctcttcctcctctccgttctatgatctagggttagggtttggcaaACTTAAAATATTTCATCTCCTTCTAATTTCTTTTCACTTTTCCACCCCAatctagatctacacactagaaACCTGGCTCTAATACCATTGATAGAACTGATAGAACCTCTGGTTGTAAATCTAACGGGTAAAACTTAACTTAGATAGGGAACTAGATGAAGTACCTCACCAAAACCAGTCGCGGCGGTGTCACCGCCAACAAGGTGGCCGCGACGTGTCGGTGATAAGGTCAGCGACGGGGTAGCGCTCCAGTGGTGTCCTGGCGGCGGTGTGGACGTCCGACACTGTGCAGAGGCGGTGGTGAAGgcagtggtgcttcccgtcgctcacaacacgcccttctagatcggactagggCTAGAAACATCGGTGGGGCGCTGGCggctgcggtgaacctcgtaccttgcTCCCCGGCCTCAACCTTCCTAtttatagcgctgcgcgacgGAGGTCCATCAACTAGGAGAAGAGCTAGGCGTGCCTTGATTATTGCTTGCAGGTTGAGAAAACTACTCTGTGTATGACCTTGTACTCACTCATCAACAAGACAAAAATCCAGAGCCAAGCACATTGATCGCCGACAAGAAGGGTCGGAGATCGTCGTGACTTGCACTCAACAGCAAGCTAAGCcaggagtagggatgaaaacggatcggatacggacatatatcatcgatattacatttgtttttatatttctgtccggattcggattcgaatacggataatgtcaactatgtcggatatgatacgattggacatcgacatcataaatatgcgatttgagtattcggatacggatacggtatcggatgttgaatatccggactcgaattcggtttcgaatacggaaTAATCTCAACacctctaaacgaattcggtttcgaatacgatcggaaaatatccgtaccgttttcatccctagccagGAGTAGCATCGGTCGCTGGATCTATCTGCACACCAAGGCCCCTCAGCACTCCGCCCCTCCGGTTCTGGGTCTCAGACTCTCAGCCTTCGGGAACGCGCTCAGGCTATCCCCAATTCCATCGACCGGGTTCGCATGCGCATCCTTGAGTAGCCGCTGGTCGACATGCCATCGATAGATCTCAGCTGGCATCATTACCAGTCCTGGGGGTCCTAGGTATATTTCCCCACACCTCGCTTTCGCGTCCGAAAGCTGATGCCGGCCGGGGGCCTCTGTGgcgacggagagagagagagagactctaCGGCGACGAACTAGCTGCCGCTGCATCGCATGAGCGACGACATGCGACGACGACGACACGGGTCACCGCTGCATCGCAtgagcgacgacgacgacgacacggGTCACCGCTGCATCGCAtgagcgacgacgacgacgacacggGTCACCGCTGCATCGCATCTTATATTAATTAGCAAGCACGctagctgccgctgccgctgcctgcCCCATAAAACAAGTGATGGTTCCATGTGCGATCGCCTGCTCTGTGTCGCGGATCCATCGAGCCGCGCCGCGCGGATGCATGCACGCACCACGCGCGCAGTGGCCTAGTCAGTGCCGCGCCGCTGCAATGCGCgcaggtgcagcgccctgtgccACTGCCATTAGTTATGGGTGTGGAGCCAGGCACGGGGCGGGGGCCGGCCGGATCTTATCTTTGGAGCTGGCCCATGTGACCTAGCTTGCTCTAGTTTATCTGATGCATCGGAAGCAGGCAGCAGGGGACCTGCAGGCGCCATCATGTAGCTGATGCTACATTTCTTGAGCTGACGCGAACATGACCGCGGTTACGTGATAGCACATGCAGAAACGTTCGGTGTCCACGCGTCCTGAATCCTGATCCGAGTGTCCACGTGCTTGCACTGGTCCTTCTCTAATCTCTACCACAACGCCGCAGCCCATGGACCGTTGACGGCACAGGATTTCATTTCTCATAATATAGTAGTACTCCGTAAGTTATATATGGGCGCGCGTTGGGCTTGTTCAGAAATGAAGGCGCGGGTGCTCCGCTTCACCGACCGAGCTCCGATCCGCCGGCCGGCGTCAAAACAGCACCAGAACCGGTGGTCCGGACCGGCGTGAAAAAACCCAGCGGTCCCGTTAGTTTCGCcgaaaaaacaaatgaaacactGTTTTGATTGATTTGTTGTAATTTGTtgcgaaagaaaaatactgttcggaGCGAACAGGGCCAGCATTGGAATCTGTGCGCGCCGCCTTATCGCGTGCACGGCGAGTTCTCGCCATCATGCTCATGTCATGCATGGCCGCCTGTAGCTTTTGTTTCATTCGTGGTGAAAACCTATCGCTTGTTTCATTCGACGGGGCcaaaagacaagcacaaggtgcgGATCATGGGTGCAAGAACAAAAGCGTTTCGGGATAACTTCTGAGACGTACAGTACGGGCGCAGACAAAGCTACGATTCAGAGGTCAGGTGAGAGCAGACAGCAGAGGCCGCACATCCACCATACATACTGTACCCATCATCAACTGCACTTCCCCCGTTCGTTTCTGTGCTAGCTATAGCTGCTTTGGGTTGGGTTTGCATCTGGCTGAAGCCTTTTTGGATGGACACGGCCCCGGCGCCCCGCGATCTGTCAGCCCGTTCGCTCGGTACTATTGGGATTATAAGCCATGATTTATCAATCAaccaataatatttttttctcacatcaaatcagtcaATGATACTTTTAACCATAACTTAGTCAAACAAgttcaaggccttgtttagattgcaagttttttcactctctctccgtcacatcaaatcttttgatacatgcatggagtattaaatgtagataaaaaaaataactaattacacagtttgattgtaaattacgagacgaatcttttgagcctagttaggccatgattggacaataattgtcaaatacaaacgaaaatgctacagtgccaaatactaattcctaaccccaatctaaaccaggcccaaATGTTCTTAGCACTTAGCAGCAACAGGTTCCGGACTCGATCCAAGTTTTGTCAGTCTAGTACTACTACTACACTGGAGCAGCTCTAGGTTCGTCTTAACTTGAGGCCCCCGGCCCACCGTGAAAACGAGGTGTCGTGTCATGCATGCAGATAGGCTGGTCCCTGTTACCATTTGCAGGTTCGTGCGAACTATGCACATGGTCACATGGACAAGTTGACCATGACCTATCGCAGCACGTACAAGGTCGGTATGGTACGATGCGGTATCTCTGTTACGTACACAAAGGCAATGCAAATTGCAAAAGCCTTAGCTTGACATGGtcctttttctttcttgttctgtgTCCCCTACATGTGTGCACCGCCGCCTGCTCTTTGCACGGGAAGCATGCATACTCCAGGTTTAATCAAGACGTCGCCGTTTGAGTCATTGTTTGGTACTGGTAGAACTGAAGCAGCATCAGGGGTATAACGACTGTCGTATTAATTAATTAACTAGAGTGTTACCAAGCTACTCCCTCTGCGTGTAGCCTAGCGAGGACCTGGCTGCAGTTGGGGGTGTCGTCCGGCGGTTCCGGGGCCCCTCAAGTTAAGACGAACCTAGAGCAGCTTGTCCCGGCGCTGGCCTCCTCTCCTTCCTTGGAGACGTCGGTTCCGCTGCCAGACAGGGCCCCGGGCCCGCAAGCGACACGGCCATGTGAGCCCCTGCCTGCGCTGTGCGCTAGCGATGCGGCGGTGTGAGGGCGACGCGCAGCGACCGACACACGAGCGCGCGCGCCGCGCAAGCCCCAGGGCGGGCGGTCCGAGTCCGACCGACAGATCGATCGAtctgccgtcgccgtcgtggcGCAGCCGCGAGCACTCCCGCCCGCTCGTCCGTCCGGTCCGCCATATGTGCAAGAACAACCCCCGGGGCCCCAGCCAGCTGTCTGCCTGCCTACCTGATCGACTTCGGCCGGTATTAAATCGGCTTTCTGCTGATTTGTACGGCTGGTTTACTATAAGAGAAACATTATTCCACGACTGATTTGTACTGATTACAGCTGACTGAATAGCACACGCGAACGAGGCTGATCCACTCGCCGCCGCTTGCCTTTCGATGATCTGCTTCCGGTCTGGAGATATGATCGGAATGCGCCGACGACGGGATAGGATAGGAGCCGCAGGCGCGGATCTCACCGCCGTCGCGCCCGGCCACCAGCGCCAGCGCGTGTATGTGCGTCGAGAGTGATCATCACTCATGATGTCGTTCCAGCTGTTGTGTTGTGCGGACGGATGCGCGTCGTACGTGTAACGTGTGGTTTTGTGTACGAGTGCTGTCGCTCGAGCCTGCAGTGCAGGGACCGTGTCCCCTGTCTCCCTCTCCGGCTCTCCGCCCGCCTGGACCGCGCAAACCGTGCTCGAGTAGTATTTCAAATGCAAATGCCAAGGCCATGGGCACCAATCACACCAGCTTGATCGCCCCAGGACCGTAGCGGAAAGCAGGGAACAGCGGAAGGAAGACTGAAGAAGGGCCATCTCCCATCGGGCATCGGCCATGGCCCATGGGCCACGGTGGTGGAGTAAATGCTGACCGGTCCAGAGTCCAAGCGGGAGAGGAACACGAGGACTGTTGGAACATATACTGTACGGAGTAGAAGCGATCCGGGCCTACTACTAGTCCGCTTCAAACGGATGTCGTCTGTCGTCCTGAAAACAAAAGAGTCCAGAAATGGCTGGATTGGAGCCAAGCTGCATCGGCCAACGGCACATACCGCATGCTGCACGTACTCTGTTGTTCTGAACTTTGCAGTTACTTTCCAAGTTTGTACGCGTACATAGTATGCCAAGAAAATTGATGACAAATTTCTACGGCACTTTCAAACTACTGATGGGCAAAAATTGGCCAAAGCTTAAACGGGATTTTCTCGGAGAATTGCAGCGGAGATTAGCGGCCTGGGCCTGGCGTGGCAAGCGGCGACAGTCCAAACCCACGAGAACACTGAACACTAGGGGCCATCCGCGCCGTCCGTTGCAGATCTAATGTCAGCTATTGACGACCATGGTCACTCGCCCAGTCACCGACGCTGGCTCTGCTCACGCCTCACGCGCACCTACCCCCTCGCCTCGCGCAATCCGATTCCGAGCGGAGCAATCCCCCGATTCCCCCGCACAGGTTAGGCCCAAGCTTCCTCCTCAGCCGGCGGCGGCACTCGGCAGCTGCTGGAGATGGCCTTGGTGGGGGCGGGGGCGCTGCTGCTCCCCTTCCTCGCCGTCGCGACCTGCCTCGACGTTCCTTCCCGCGGTAATGCACTACGCAGTGATAACTCGCTTGTCCGAAACAAACAACTTATTGCCACATTCCGGTGGAGCGTGCTAGGGTTACTATTACTTGTCTAATTAGGCCACCGCCGACCTCTGCCATGGCGCTGTACTCCGGCTTTGGTCAGTTAAGAGTAGGTCAGCTGTTTAAATTATGTGGTATTTAGAGTAGCCGAACTGCATAAATTATGTGACATGAAGCAGTAACACCACCCATGTCCATGTGACGGTtactcccttcatcggcattgaTATGTGGCCCTGAAGCACCAGCAGGCAGCAGGGCACAGTTTGTAGTGAAAAGGTGCAGATAGGGGCATAGGGCAAAAGTTTGTGATTGGGTTCAACTCATGCGTGTCAAAGACCAGCCTGATAAAATCGCTGCAGCTGAATGCTAAAGGACTTGAATGGTTACTGCTGTGTGCTAGATCTCCGATTGGCAATGGCAGTGCTGAGGGTTCTGTGTGAAGTCACTAGATTCAGGGACGAAATAGAGGCCATAGCTAATTCCTATGAGATATTTGGTACCGACTAGGCAACTTCATCAACCATAAGGCCCTGACTACTTTGGACTAAATTGAATGGAAACCATACACTTAGCTGGTTAATAGCAGCAAACTAGTCAAATGCATGTTCTCATTTGATATGCCTATTAAATTTTATGGCATGGATTACTAGTTAATGGTACAAAAGCACATGAAGTTTTACCATACTACCTTTGGCTCACGGTGAAGTTGGCAATAAATCATATTCTCATTTCACTAAAGCATCACATTCAAATTGCAGGGTGCTATTGGACTGGGTGCCAAAGCAAATGGTTTGGAGTATGCTCTGCTCGCCACTTCTTGGATTCTCAGTCAGATGATTGTGATGGTCTATGTGTGGAGTCAAAAAGCCATCCATGCCTTCCACTCCACACGCATTTCTATTGTTGCAAACCAGGTCTATACATTGGTTTACTGCACTCAGACAACGAAAATGACTATTATTGCAAACCAGGTCTATACATTGGTTTTAACAGACAACGGAAATGACTATAGCAGTCTGCTAGTTTGCTTGAATCATGTATGGACATGGAACTtaagccccctttggcacggttcatccaaaacggcttcaccggtgaagccaaagccggtgaagtcagaaaaactggctttttccggcttctagttcattttaaccccggcttacaaaacggctttacgctacagtgcctcgatttgcgcaaaatagaggaagccgaagccggcataagccgtgccaaagaggcccttaatACTAATGCCTACTCCTTAGTATAAGTAGTTTCAGAGTACACATTCTTTTAAATTGTCACTGTACCATTTGAATAAATTACACTAGAATTCTGATACAGATTTTTGATTGTGCATTCTGAAGGACAGGAATCCCAAAGGTAACAAACAAGTGTGGACACTGCAAGAGCAAGCTGGATTTTGGCAAAGAGTTTATATGCTGCTCAGATTGCTTTGATCCAACCATTATGGACAAGAATAGCAAACTGGGTTACTGCAAAAGTGGTGCAGACTTAACAATACAATTAAAACCACAAGGTGTATTTTCACCACTAAGTCATACAAGACAATGCTCAATTGCAGTTTGACAGCTTTTACT
Coding sequences within:
- the LOC136452441 gene encoding uncharacterized protein, producing the protein MALVGAGALLLPFLAVATCLDVPSRGCYWTGCQSKWFGVCSARHFLDSQSDDCDGLCVESKSHPCLPLHTHFYCCKPGIPKVTNKCGHCKSKLDFGKEFICCSDCFDPTIMDKNSKLGYCKSGADLTIQLKPQETFHWVAGPWMTCSSPCDGGIRYRDVACYGNLDDNTIKHYPVDDASCSAHEMPARQEACNQQSCSDPEMTQSVNPKKSGMSGWLVALVVILGLSVAAGIAFTRYTYYVRRTSGTSGFVYVMMEAYS